One genomic segment of Leucoraja erinacea ecotype New England unplaced genomic scaffold, Leri_hhj_1 Leri_633S, whole genome shotgun sequence includes these proteins:
- the LOC129694347 gene encoding 39S ribosomal protein L49, mitochondrial-like — protein sequence MAAVTAVGRWRRLLTVSRLAARPPQNDCSSSSAASTMYPGVVESTEEFKFVERLIPPASVPVPPKHDRYPTPSGWCPPRDPPPDLPYIIRRSRMHNLPVYTDITHGNRKMTVIRKIEGDIWMLEKDVRDFLTQTWGKTPMTQVNEVTRILRVKGYFDKELKAWLLEKGF from the exons ATGGCGGCGGTGACGGCGGTTGGGAGATGGCGGCGGTTGCTGACGGTTTCCCGTCTCGCCGCGCGCCCGCCTCAG AATGACTGCAGCTCCTCCAGCGCTGCCTCCACGATGTACCCGGGGGTGGTGGAGTCGACAGAGGAGTTCAAGTTTGTGGAGAGGCTGATTCCACCCGCCTCCGTGCCAGTGCCCCCGAAACACGACCGTTACCCCACCCCGTCCGGCTGGTGCCCACCACGAG ACCCACCTCCGGACTTGCCGTACATTATCCGACGTTCCCGGATGCACAACCTCCCTGTTTACACGGACATCACCCACGGCAACAGAAAGATGACTGTCATCCGTAAAATCGAGGGTGACATTTGG ATGCTGGAGAAGGATGTGAGAGACTTCCTGACGCAGACCTGGGGAAAGACGCCAATGACCCAGGTCAACGAGGTCACCAGGATCCTCAGGGTCAAAGGTTACTTCGACAAAGAACTGAAAGCATGGCTGCTGGAGAAGGGCTTCTGA